One genomic segment of Bacteroides caccae includes these proteins:
- a CDS encoding inorganic phosphate transporter, producing MELLVTIIILALIFDYINGFHDAANSIATIVSTRVLTPFQAVLWAAFFNFVAFFIAKYIIGGFGIANTVSKTVVEQYITLPIILAGVIAAITWNLITWWKGIPSSSSHTLIGGFAGAAIMANGFEAIQLNIILKIAAFIFLAPFIGMVIAFGFTLFVLYICRRAHPHTAEQWFKRLQLVSSALFSVGHGLNDSQKVMGIIAAAMIAAHSMGLGMGINSINDLPDWVAFSCFTAISLGTMSGGWKIVKTMGTRITKVTPLEGVIAETAGAFTLYITEMLKIPVSTTHTITGAIIGVGATKRLSAVRWGVTKSLMTAWILTIPVSGLLAAGVYFIVSLFI from the coding sequence ATGGAATTATTAGTGACTATCATTATCCTAGCTCTGATATTCGACTATATCAACGGCTTTCACGATGCTGCAAACTCCATTGCCACTATCGTATCTACGAGAGTTCTTACCCCCTTCCAAGCTGTATTATGGGCTGCCTTCTTTAATTTCGTTGCTTTCTTTATCGCTAAATATATAATAGGCGGATTCGGAATTGCCAACACTGTATCCAAAACCGTAGTAGAGCAATATATTACTTTACCGATTATATTAGCAGGAGTTATTGCCGCTATCACTTGGAATCTGATTACTTGGTGGAAAGGTATCCCCTCCTCTTCTTCTCATACCCTTATCGGAGGATTTGCAGGAGCAGCTATCATGGCAAACGGATTTGAAGCTATTCAACTTAATATCATCCTAAAAATTGCAGCATTTATTTTTTTGGCTCCTTTTATTGGCATGGTCATTGCATTCGGATTCACTTTGTTCGTACTTTATATCTGCCGGCGAGCTCATCCTCATACCGCAGAGCAATGGTTCAAGAGATTACAACTTGTATCCTCCGCCCTTTTCAGTGTCGGACATGGTCTGAATGACTCTCAGAAAGTAATGGGTATCATAGCTGCCGCCATGATAGCCGCACATTCCATGGGATTGGGGATGGGCATAAATAGTATCAATGATCTGCCCGACTGGGTTGCCTTCTCCTGTTTTACGGCCATTTCACTCGGAACCATGTCCGGAGGTTGGAAGATAGTAAAAACAATGGGAACCAGAATCACCAAAGTAACTCCACTGGAAGGAGTGATTGCCGAAACAGCAGGTGCTTTCACTCTCTACATCACGGAAATGTTGAAAATTCCTGTAAGTACGACACATACTATCACAGGAGCAATCATCGGAGTAGGCGCAACAAAACGCCTTTCTGCTGTTCGTTGGGGAGTTACCAAAAGCCTGATGACGGCTTGGATTCTTACAATTCCGGTCAGCGGACTTTTAGCAGCCGGTGTTTATTTTATTGTTTCTTTATTTATATAA
- a CDS encoding PP2C family protein-serine/threonine phosphatase, translating into MQKSLSTYVNELKETTASKERIESELSIAREIQMGMLPKIFPPYPDRNDVDLHAILHPAKEVGGDLYDFYMDDNHLYFLIGDVSGKGVPASLFMAITRSLFRTLSQHVLSPAKIVTEMNNSISDNNESNMFVTLIVGILDLETGILKLCNAGHNPPILIYPDGQVSYLEFKTQIFVGVVEDFKYSDEEVVLEKESKLFLYTDGVTEAENINKELYGEEKLLEMLSDNASSDVRTTVNVVVDSIASHVKEAEASDDLTILLIQYEPGTANS; encoded by the coding sequence ATGCAAAAATCATTGTCGACTTACGTGAATGAACTGAAAGAGACTACTGCAAGCAAAGAACGTATTGAAAGCGAGCTTTCCATAGCACGGGAAATACAAATGGGCATGCTCCCTAAAATATTTCCTCCTTATCCGGATCGTAATGATGTGGATTTGCATGCCATACTGCATCCCGCCAAAGAGGTGGGTGGCGACCTTTATGATTTCTATATGGACGACAATCATCTCTATTTCCTGATTGGGGATGTATCGGGAAAGGGAGTACCCGCCTCACTATTTATGGCTATCACCCGTAGCTTATTCCGGACGTTATCCCAGCATGTACTTTCACCTGCCAAAATAGTTACGGAAATGAACAATTCTATTTCCGACAATAATGAATCCAATATGTTTGTCACCCTCATTGTCGGCATACTCGATCTGGAAACAGGCATACTGAAACTTTGCAATGCCGGTCACAATCCTCCCATACTCATTTATCCTGATGGACAGGTTTCATATTTGGAATTCAAAACTCAAATATTTGTAGGAGTCGTCGAAGATTTTAAATACAGTGATGAAGAAGTTGTATTGGAAAAAGAAAGCAAATTATTCCTTTATACCGACGGAGTGACAGAAGCTGAAAATATAAATAAAGAACTATATGGAGAAGAAAAGTTATTGGAAATGTTATCAGATAATGCCTCGTCGGATGTGCGTACTACAGTCAACGTTGTTGTAGACTCCATTGCAAGCCATGTCAAAGAAGCCGAAGCAAGTGATGACCTCACCATCTTACTAATTCAATATGAACCCGGAACAGCAAACAGTTAA
- a CDS encoding ABC transporter substrate-binding protein — MNHLTQELLDRIANKYQIEVEWIRFNSGINLFLSKAVDICMIGSYNEFPQLAECGMQIDSTHIMRFADYGYNLPEDGLYVTEEFYQKHPETIQKLVRACIRGWNWANEHPEETLDIVMEQVHHYNIGTNRYHQRKMLEEILRLQTDKTGQRPYRLSREGFDLAIDILLPPDIPKKKSIRYEDFVK; from the coding sequence ATGAATCATCTTACTCAGGAACTACTCGACCGAATCGCGAACAAATACCAAATTGAAGTAGAATGGATACGGTTTAACAGTGGTATCAATCTATTTCTATCAAAAGCAGTAGATATTTGTATGATAGGAAGTTATAACGAGTTTCCACAACTTGCCGAATGTGGAATGCAGATAGATTCTACTCATATCATGCGTTTTGCCGATTATGGATATAACTTGCCCGAAGATGGACTTTACGTTACTGAAGAATTTTATCAAAAGCATCCCGAAACGATACAGAAACTAGTCAGAGCCTGTATCCGTGGCTGGAACTGGGCGAACGAGCACCCGGAAGAGACTCTTGACATTGTAATGGAGCAGGTACATCATTACAATATAGGAACCAACCGATATCACCAGCGTAAAATGCTGGAAGAAATACTGCGATTGCAAACAGACAAAACAGGGCAACGCCCTTATCGGCTAAGTCGTGAAGGTTTCGATCTGGCAATTGATATTTTACTGCCACCAGACATCCCAAAGAAAAAAAGTATTCGTTACGAAGACTTTGTAAAATAA
- the nfo gene encoding deoxyribonuclease IV, whose protein sequence is MKYIGAHVSASGGVEFAPINAHEIGANAFALFTKNQRQWISKPLSEESIRLFKENCDKYGFQPEYILPHDSYLINLGHPEEEGLNKSRAAFLDEMQRCEQLGLRLLNFHPGSSLNKIATEDCLSLIAESINITLEKTKGVTAVIENTAGQGSNLGSEFWQLKYIIDRVDDKSRVGVCLDTCHTYTAGYDIVNDYDKVFEEFDKEVGFNYLRGMHLNDSKKALGTHVDRHDSIGEGLIGKAFFERLMQDSRFDNIPLVLETPDESKWAEEIAWLRSVE, encoded by the coding sequence ATGAAATATATCGGAGCACACGTAAGTGCATCCGGCGGCGTAGAATTCGCCCCCATAAATGCGCATGAAATAGGAGCAAATGCTTTTGCACTGTTCACTAAAAATCAACGCCAATGGATTAGCAAACCATTGAGCGAAGAAAGTATCCGGCTTTTCAAAGAGAATTGTGATAAGTACGGTTTTCAGCCTGAGTATATCCTACCTCACGATAGTTATCTTATTAATTTAGGGCATCCTGAGGAAGAAGGACTGAATAAAAGCCGTGCCGCTTTCTTGGACGAAATGCAACGCTGCGAGCAACTGGGCTTGAGACTTCTGAATTTTCACCCCGGCAGCTCTCTTAATAAAATAGCAACAGAAGATTGCCTGTCACTTATTGCAGAAAGCATTAATATCACTCTGGAAAAGACAAAAGGAGTAACAGCCGTTATTGAAAATACTGCCGGACAAGGCAGTAATTTGGGAAGCGAGTTTTGGCAATTAAAATATATTATTGACCGGGTAGATGATAAAAGCCGGGTAGGTGTTTGCCTTGATACTTGCCATACATATACAGCAGGTTACGATATTGTGAACGATTACGATAAAGTATTTGAAGAATTCGACAAGGAAGTAGGATTCAATTATCTGCGTGGTATGCACTTGAATGATTCGAAGAAAGCACTGGGTACCCACGTCGACCGTCACGACAGTATCGGCGAGGGACTAATTGGAAAAGCATTCTTTGAAAGATTAATGCAAGATTCAAGATTTGATAATATACCTTTGGTACTCGAAACTCCTGATGAAAGTAAGTGGGCAGAAGAAATAGCCTGGTTAAGAAGTGTTGAGTAA
- a CDS encoding DUF4250 domain-containing protein — protein sequence MELPKDPMMLFSVINMKLRDCYSSLDELCEDMDVNKDELVNQLKAVGFEYSAEHNKFW from the coding sequence ATGGAATTACCCAAAGACCCGATGATGCTGTTTAGCGTTATCAATATGAAGTTGCGTGATTGCTATTCTTCACTTGACGAACTTTGTGAAGATATGGACGTAAATAAGGATGAATTAGTGAATCAGTTGAAAGCTGTCGGTTTTGAATATAGTGCGGAACACAATAAGTTCTGGTAA
- a CDS encoding TonB-dependent receptor, with protein sequence MSIDRRIYSFQYRLISCYVLLLISLAVYAQSGKERFVGRVVDTETNQPVPFATVRLLALPDSILLVGGATDIQGKFQLAVTIPKSKSILLHISYIGYTSVYRTISVSANNKTPTLGNISLSPESISLNETVVVGQAPMAVTEGDTTVFNASAYRTPEGSMLEELVKQLPGGEIDEDGKLLIHGKEVKKILVDGKEFFSDDPKAALKNLPVEMIEKLKAYERQSDLARLTGIDDGEEEMILDLSVKKNMKRGWMENFMGGYGSKDRYELANTLNRFRDNSQLTVIGNLNNTNNQGFSEMQGESASSSGNLRTQKGLTTSRSLGVNATHDWKRVKFRSNIQYMGTDRLEDSRTTVDNYLRKDKSITESTGHNRQGNDNLVANAFLEWKMDSVTTLIFRPQYRTAANDRSSNGFQQGWGNDVLLNERESSGTTHSSSYNLTMMLQLSRKLSRMGRNIALKVDYGTNESSTDRTSLSTTHYFKNNAKNVKNQKIEDRMEGYNYRLQLVYVEPLPWFHFLQFRYSYQYRVNNSDRFVYNWNKELEEFAPDYDEDASNCFENQYSNHLFNLAVRTSRKKYNYNIGADFEPQKSVSRSLLEKATPAEEPLRKSVFNISPTVNFRYKFSKRTRLQIVYRGKSRQPNIRDLQPVTDRTNPLNIRVGNPSLKPSYTNTFTLNFNSYNAKHQRNMVASVLAENTINSITNQVTYDSESGVRTTTPLNLNGNWRAMGSFSLNTPFKNRSWRFRTYSYLQYRNQNGYSTINKEAPVKSTVKHLTARQRLQLTYRTKQMEISARAELLYNNSHNNVKETRTETYDYRFGTEVQYYFPWGIELFSDLTCFQRSGYGYSGNARENLMWNCQLSKAFLKRKQLLLRFKIYDILHQDVSMIRTITATAIRDTDYNALGSYFMVHAILRLNMMGR encoded by the coding sequence TTGAGCATAGACAGACGTATTTATTCTTTTCAGTACCGTTTGATCAGTTGTTATGTCCTGTTACTGATAAGTTTGGCTGTTTATGCACAGTCCGGCAAAGAGCGTTTTGTCGGGCGTGTTGTTGATACTGAAACCAATCAGCCGGTACCGTTTGCTACGGTCCGGCTTTTGGCTTTACCGGATAGCATCTTATTAGTGGGAGGAGCTACGGATATACAAGGTAAATTTCAGTTAGCTGTTACTATTCCGAAAAGCAAGTCTATTCTATTGCATATCTCTTATATCGGATATACCTCTGTTTATCGGACTATATCTGTTTCAGCAAATAATAAGACACCCACTTTGGGTAATATATCTTTGAGTCCGGAGAGTATTTCATTAAACGAAACCGTTGTTGTGGGACAAGCACCTATGGCGGTGACCGAAGGAGATACTACCGTCTTTAACGCTTCGGCTTATCGTACTCCCGAAGGCTCCATGCTGGAAGAACTGGTGAAACAACTTCCCGGTGGAGAAATAGATGAGGACGGCAAACTGCTGATTCATGGAAAGGAAGTGAAAAAGATTTTGGTGGACGGAAAAGAATTCTTTTCCGACGACCCGAAAGCAGCTCTTAAAAATCTTCCGGTAGAGATGATAGAAAAGCTGAAAGCATACGAACGCCAGTCCGATCTTGCCCGTCTTACCGGTATTGACGATGGTGAAGAAGAAATGATTCTCGACCTGTCGGTCAAGAAGAATATGAAACGAGGGTGGATGGAAAATTTTATGGGTGGTTATGGAAGTAAAGACCGTTATGAACTGGCCAATACTTTAAACCGTTTCCGGGATAACTCCCAATTGACTGTTATCGGGAATCTGAATAACACCAACAACCAAGGTTTTTCTGAAATGCAGGGGGAGTCTGCCAGTTCTTCCGGTAATCTTCGTACTCAAAAAGGGCTGACTACTTCCCGTTCTTTGGGAGTGAATGCCACTCATGACTGGAAGCGCGTCAAATTTCGGTCGAACATTCAATATATGGGCACTGACCGTCTGGAGGACAGTCGTACTACGGTAGACAATTATCTTCGTAAAGACAAATCTATCACCGAAAGTACCGGACACAATCGACAGGGAAACGATAACTTGGTAGCGAATGCTTTCTTGGAGTGGAAAATGGATTCTGTTACAACATTGATTTTTCGCCCTCAATACCGTACGGCTGCCAATGATAGAAGTAGTAACGGTTTTCAGCAAGGGTGGGGCAATGATGTGCTACTGAATGAGCGGGAATCATCAGGAACAACTCATAGTTCATCCTATAATCTGACCATGATGCTGCAACTTAGTCGGAAACTTAGCCGAATGGGAAGAAATATAGCCTTGAAAGTTGATTATGGTACAAATGAATCTTCCACCGACAGAACCAGCCTTTCCACTACCCATTACTTCAAAAACAATGCTAAGAATGTAAAGAATCAAAAGATTGAAGATAGAATGGAGGGGTATAACTATCGGTTACAATTAGTTTATGTAGAACCTTTGCCCTGGTTTCATTTTCTTCAGTTCCGTTACAGTTACCAGTATCGGGTGAACAACTCCGACCGTTTTGTCTACAACTGGAACAAGGAACTGGAAGAATTTGCTCCTGATTATGACGAGGACGCAAGCAATTGTTTTGAGAATCAGTATAGTAATCACCTGTTTAATCTTGCGGTCCGTACTTCTCGTAAGAAATATAATTATAATATCGGTGCTGACTTTGAACCTCAAAAGTCTGTCAGCCGTTCTCTTCTGGAAAAGGCAACTCCGGCAGAAGAACCGTTGCGAAAGTCTGTTTTTAATATTTCTCCTACCGTCAATTTCCGTTATAAGTTCTCCAAACGTACCCGTTTGCAGATTGTATATCGGGGAAAAAGCCGTCAGCCGAATATACGCGACCTTCAACCGGTGACGGACCGCACCAACCCGTTGAATATCCGTGTCGGTAATCCTTCGCTGAAGCCTTCGTATACGAATACTTTCACATTAAATTTCAACTCCTATAATGCCAAACACCAACGGAATATGGTTGCTTCCGTCTTGGCGGAGAATACCATTAATAGTATAACCAACCAAGTGACCTATGATAGCGAATCCGGTGTGCGAACTACCACTCCTCTTAATCTGAACGGTAACTGGCGTGCTATGGGCTCTTTTTCTCTCAATACTCCTTTCAAGAATCGTAGTTGGCGATTCCGTACATATTCATATCTGCAATACAGAAACCAGAACGGGTATAGCACTATAAATAAAGAAGCTCCTGTAAAAAGTACAGTGAAACATCTCACAGCCCGCCAACGCTTGCAATTAACATACCGCACGAAGCAAATGGAAATCAGTGCCCGTGCAGAATTGCTGTACAACAATTCCCATAATAATGTGAAAGAGACACGTACCGAAACTTACGATTACCGCTTTGGCACGGAAGTACAATATTATTTCCCATGGGGGATAGAACTGTTCAGCGACCTTACCTGTTTTCAACGTTCCGGCTATGGATATAGTGGCAATGCCCGCGAAAACCTGATGTGGAATTGTCAGTTGTCGAAAGCCTTTCTGAAACGGAAACAACTACTGCTCCGTTTCAAAATATATGATATTCTTCATCAGGACGTTTCGATGATACGTACGATTACTGCCACTGCTATTCGTGATACTGATTACAATGCGCTGGGTTCCTATTTCATGGTGCATGCTATTCTTCGTTTGAATATGATGGGGCGATAA
- a CDS encoding RNA polymerase sigma factor, translating to MINENKIREACSSDRERGFKMLMNSFQVPIYNYIRRLVVSHEDAEDVLQEVFIRIFRHIDQFREESSLSTWIYRIATNESLRLLNSRKEEGVVSAEDVQEELMSKLKASDYIDYENELAVKFQEAILSLPEKQRLVFNLRYYDELEYDEIARVLDSKVDTLKVNYHYAKEKIKEYILNR from the coding sequence ATGATAAACGAGAATAAAATTCGTGAAGCTTGTTCCTCGGATCGTGAACGGGGATTCAAGATGCTGATGAACTCTTTTCAGGTACCGATATATAATTATATCCGTAGGCTGGTCGTGTCTCACGAAGATGCGGAAGATGTGCTTCAGGAGGTCTTTATCCGGATATTCCGACATATCGATCAATTTCGCGAAGAAAGTTCATTGTCAACCTGGATTTACCGGATTGCGACGAATGAAAGTTTACGCTTATTGAATAGTCGTAAAGAGGAAGGAGTCGTATCAGCGGAGGATGTACAGGAAGAATTGATGAGCAAACTGAAGGCTTCTGATTATATAGATTATGAGAACGAACTGGCGGTGAAGTTTCAAGAAGCCATTTTGAGTTTGCCGGAGAAGCAACGGCTTGTATTCAACTTACGTTATTACGATGAACTTGAGTATGACGAAATTGCGCGGGTGCTGGATAGTAAGGTGGATACGCTGAAAGTGAATTACCACTATGCAAAAGAAAAAATAAAGGAATATATACTAAATAGGTAG
- a CDS encoding DedA family protein, with product MDFLLNFILHIDQYMAMIVRDYHAWTYAILFIIIFCETGLVVTPFLPGDSLLFVAGAISALPDMPISIHILVIILFAAAILGDSCNYMIGHFFGRRLFNNPKSKIFKQSHLEKTHEFYKKYGGKTIILARFIPIVRTFAPFVAGMGKMNYYYFMVYNLVGGAVWVTIFCYAGYFFGDLPFVQENLKLLIVAIIFISILPAVIEVIRAKLKF from the coding sequence ATGGATTTTTTACTCAATTTTATACTCCATATTGACCAATATATGGCCATGATTGTGCGTGATTATCATGCATGGACCTATGCTATCTTATTCATCATAATCTTCTGTGAAACCGGATTAGTAGTCACTCCTTTCCTCCCGGGTGACTCTTTACTTTTCGTTGCCGGAGCGATCTCTGCGTTACCCGATATGCCTATCAGTATACACATACTCGTTATCATATTATTTGCTGCTGCCATATTAGGTGATTCATGCAATTATATGATTGGGCATTTCTTTGGTCGAAGGCTATTCAACAATCCTAAATCCAAGATATTCAAGCAAAGTCACTTGGAGAAAACGCACGAATTTTATAAGAAGTATGGTGGCAAAACCATTATCCTGGCACGCTTTATCCCCATAGTACGTACATTTGCCCCCTTCGTTGCAGGAATGGGGAAAATGAATTACTACTATTTTATGGTATATAATTTGGTTGGTGGAGCTGTCTGGGTAACTATATTCTGTTATGCAGGATATTTCTTCGGCGATCTCCCGTTTGTGCAGGAAAACCTAAAACTACTCATTGTAGCCATTATATTCATATCCATATTGCCTGCCGTAATTGAGGTCATACGCGCCAAGTTGAAATTTTAA
- a CDS encoding ATP-binding protein, whose product MEKEIRISNNLNEIVVLANFIEELGEELSLPAETVMNINLALEEAVANIIMYAYPPKEQHIILLKVTSTEKQLIFLLTDKGAYFDPTQVEEVDITLPIEERPIGGLGIFLIRSIMNEISYQRIDNENRLIMKKDI is encoded by the coding sequence ATGGAAAAAGAAATTAGAATCTCAAACAATTTGAACGAGATAGTAGTTTTAGCCAATTTTATAGAAGAACTGGGCGAGGAACTTTCCCTGCCGGCAGAAACGGTTATGAATATCAATTTGGCACTGGAAGAAGCTGTAGCCAATATTATCATGTACGCTTACCCTCCCAAAGAGCAACATATTATCTTACTGAAAGTTACTTCAACCGAAAAACAACTGATTTTCCTTCTCACAGATAAAGGAGCTTATTTCGATCCCACGCAAGTAGAGGAAGTAGATATCACACTTCCGATTGAGGAACGTCCTATCGGTGGGCTTGGCATTTTCCTGATTCGCAGCATCATGAATGAAATATCCTATCAACGCATCGATAACGAAAATCGACTAATAATGAAAAAAGACATTTAA
- a CDS encoding DUF47 domain-containing protein codes for MKNSFFNRFTPKEPKFFPLLKQLSEVLSASSVALVESLQHDQPTERSEYYKKIKDLEREGDRLTHLIFDELGTTFITPFDREDIHDLASCMDDVIDGINSCAKRISIYNPRPISESGKELSRLIQEEAIYICKAMDELETFRKKPTLLREYCSKLHEIENQADDVYEFFITKLFEEEKDCIELIKIKEIMHELEKTTDAAEHVGKILKSLIVKYA; via the coding sequence ATGAAAAATTCTTTTTTTAATCGGTTTACCCCAAAGGAACCGAAGTTTTTCCCGTTACTGAAACAATTATCAGAAGTACTTTCTGCCTCATCTGTTGCTTTAGTAGAAAGTCTGCAACATGACCAACCGACAGAACGCTCGGAGTACTACAAAAAGATCAAAGACCTCGAACGGGAAGGAGACAGACTGACACATCTGATTTTTGATGAATTAGGAACTACATTCATCACTCCCTTTGACCGTGAAGATATTCATGACTTAGCTTCTTGTATGGATGATGTCATCGACGGAATAAACAGTTGTGCCAAAAGGATTTCCATTTATAATCCTCGTCCTATTTCTGAAAGCGGAAAAGAACTGAGCCGTTTGATCCAAGAAGAAGCTATATATATTTGTAAAGCTATGGATGAACTCGAAACATTCCGCAAAAAGCCGACACTCCTCCGAGAATATTGCTCCAAACTGCATGAAATCGAAAACCAAGCGGATGATGTATATGAGTTCTTCATCACCAAACTCTTTGAAGAAGAAAAAGATTGTATCGAACTTATCAAGATTAAAGAAATCATGCACGAACTGGAAAAGACAACCGATGCTGCAGAGCATGTAGGTAAAATTCTGAAAAGCCTGATTGTAAAGTACGCATAA
- a CDS encoding ClC family H(+)/Cl(-) exchange transporter: MFDFVNKLKDKGRWRIFKLKLIDARLYFVSIFVGLLTGLVAVPYHYLLQFFFNLRHDFFDAHLKWYWYIPLFLLMWGILLFVSLLVKKMPLITGGGIPQTRGVINGRVDYKHPFRELMAKFVGGILALSTGLSLGREGPSVQIGSYVGYLVSKWGRVLSGERKQLLAAGAGAGLAAAFAAPLASSLLVIESIERFDAPKTAITTLLAGVVAGGVASWIFPMNPYFHIDAIVPGMTFGGQVKLFLLLAAVISIFGKLFSITTLQVKRIYPAIKHPEYVKMLYLLFIAFLISMAEFNLTGGGEQFLLSQAMHPDTHILWIVGMMLLHLVFSIFSFSSGLPGGNFIPTLVTGGLLGQIVALIMVRQGLIAYENISYIMLICMSAFLVAVVRTPLTAIVLITEITGHLEVFYPSIVVGGLTYYFTEMLQIKPLNVTLYEDMIHSPAFKEEARYTLSVEVMSGSYLDGKIVDELRLPERCIIINVHRDRKDWTPKGQKLMPGDQVQIEMDSQDIEKLYEPLVSMANIY; the protein is encoded by the coding sequence ATGTTTGATTTTGTCAATAAATTGAAGGATAAGGGCCGTTGGCGAATCTTTAAACTGAAGTTGATTGACGCGCGGCTTTACTTTGTTAGTATCTTTGTGGGGCTGCTGACGGGGCTTGTTGCAGTGCCCTACCATTATCTATTGCAGTTTTTCTTCAATCTTCGTCACGATTTCTTTGATGCCCATTTAAAGTGGTATTGGTATATTCCTCTTTTCCTGCTGATGTGGGGAATTCTTCTATTTGTTTCCTTGCTCGTAAAAAAAATGCCTCTCATTACGGGTGGAGGGATTCCACAGACACGTGGAGTCATTAACGGACGGGTTGATTACAAACATCCTTTTCGGGAATTGATGGCTAAGTTTGTAGGTGGAATACTCGCATTAAGTACCGGACTGTCTTTGGGACGTGAAGGACCTTCCGTACAGATAGGTTCATATGTGGGATACTTGGTATCCAAATGGGGGCGGGTGCTTAGCGGCGAACGGAAGCAGTTATTAGCTGCCGGTGCAGGTGCCGGATTAGCGGCTGCTTTTGCTGCGCCATTGGCTTCGTCGTTGCTGGTTATAGAATCCATTGAACGGTTCGATGCGCCTAAAACGGCTATTACTACGCTACTGGCAGGAGTGGTTGCCGGTGGGGTCGCCAGTTGGATTTTCCCTATGAATCCTTATTTTCATATAGATGCCATTGTGCCGGGAATGACTTTTGGGGGGCAGGTGAAACTGTTTCTTCTATTGGCCGCCGTAATTTCCATTTTCGGAAAACTCTTTTCTATTACCACACTTCAGGTCAAACGTATCTATCCTGCCATTAAACATCCGGAATACGTGAAAATGCTGTACCTGCTCTTTATTGCTTTTCTTATCTCTATGGCGGAGTTCAATTTGACCGGTGGAGGAGAGCAATTCTTGCTTTCCCAGGCCATGCATCCGGATACACATATTCTTTGGATTGTCGGTATGATGCTATTACATTTGGTTTTTAGCATATTTTCTTTTTCCTCGGGCTTGCCGGGTGGAAATTTTATTCCTACATTGGTGACAGGAGGGCTTCTCGGACAAATCGTAGCATTGATTATGGTGCGACAGGGACTTATTGCATACGAGAATATCAGTTATATCATGTTGATTTGTATGTCCGCTTTTCTTGTGGCAGTAGTTCGCACTCCATTAACGGCTATCGTGCTGATAACCGAGATAACGGGACATTTAGAGGTATTCTATCCTTCGATCGTAGTTGGGGGATTAACTTATTATTTCACTGAAATGCTTCAAATAAAACCTCTCAATGTGACTTTATACGAAGACATGATTCATTCACCTGCATTCAAAGAAGAAGCACGCTACACATTATCGGTTGAGGTCATGAGCGGTTCTTATCTGGACGGAAAGATTGTGGATGAGCTTCGTCTGCCGGAGCGTTGTATTATTATTAATGTTCATCGCGACCGGAAGGACTGGACTCCTAAAGGGCAGAAACTAATGCCCGGCGATCAGGTACAAATCGAAATGGATTCACAGGATATAGAAAAACTGTATGAACCTTTAGTCAGTATGGCGAATATTTATTAG